The Vibrio quintilis DNA window ATCTCTCTCAAAAACGCTCACTGATGACTTTCAGGAACCGATGCAATCTCCCCGTGAAGATTTCACGTTCGAATTAATCCATACAACTTTCTATGCAGAAGGTGAACCTGCATCGATGTATCCTTTTGTTGAAGTTTTATGGTTCGATCGGGGGCAGGCGATTCAGGATCAGGTCGCTGTGACAATTACTGAGCGAATCAGGGCAGCTATGCCTGATCCTGAACTGGATGTTGCTGTTGTTTTTACTGCGCTCCAGCCAGGACAATATTATGATAATGGCAGTCATTACTGAGGTGAGATATGAACAACGTTATAGATACTATTTTAGCACATCGCTCGATAAGGGCATTTAAGGATACTGAGGTATCTTCAGAGCAGCTGGAGCGAATTATTCAGGCTGGTATTGCGGCTTCTTCATCAAGTTTGATGCAGGTTGTGTCTGTGATCCGGGTAACGGATACAAATAAACGTAAGACACTGGCCCAGCTGGCGGGTCATCAATCTTATGTTGAGACTGCTGCTGAGTTTCTGGTTTTTTGTATTGATTATCAGCGTCATTATGAACTGAATTCAGATATTCAGCCCGATTTTATCGAATTAACATTGATCGGTGCCATTGATGCCGGAATTATGGCGCAGAATTGTTTACTTGCTGCAGAATCTATAGGTTTAGGTGGTGTGTATATCGGTGGGCTCCGAAATTCACCCAGCGAGGTTGATGAGCTACTTGGTTTACCTCAGCATACAGCAGTGATGTTTGGTTTGTGTCTCGGTGTACCGGATCAACAGCCCGAATTAAAACCCCGGTTGTCTCCGGATGTTATTGTACATGAAAATCAGTACCAGCCTTTAGATCAACAAAAAGTGAAAGAATATGATCAGGTGATGCAGCAATATTATCAGGCACGTTCTGATAATACTAAACAGCAGGGGTGGTCAGATCAGGTAACGAAGAAGCTTAGCAAAGAGTCTCGTCCCTTTATTCTGGATTATCTCAACCGGAAAGGACTGGCTCGCAGATAATTCTTTCATTTCACAAAATCTGCTGATATCTATACCCAAGCAACCTGAAGATGCATGATTCAGCTCACGCCCTGCGGGTGAGTTTGTCTGGCTTTGATACAGCGTGACTGATTTTCAACGTAGAATGACTCTATTTTCAAATCAGTGCTTTGTCTCAAAGCCAGACAAATCTCACTGAACCCTTGGGTATAAGATATAGAAAAGGCCGCGTCCACTGACTGAACGCGGCCTTTGTATCACCACTAAAGTAACGTGTTAAGCTAATCCCTGAATTATCACAAACTTTTCAAGAAGCTGATCATCGGTTTCGATATGCTCAGGGTCGGTGATGATACAGTTGTTAATTGGACACACGGACTCACACGTCGGCTTTTCATAATGCCCTTTACATTCGGTGCAGAGCGCCGGGTTGATTTCATAGATCGAATCTCCCATCGAAATCGCACCGTTAGGGCATTCGGGTTCGCACATGTCGCAATTGGTACACTTGCTGGTAATCAAGAGTGCCATATTATTTACCCGTTGGATTCCGGGTATCCTGTCCTT harbors:
- a CDS encoding DUF1904 domain-containing protein, with the protein product MPHFRFRAVPSGIVQSLSKTLTDDFQEPMQSPREDFTFELIHTTFYAEGEPASMYPFVEVLWFDRGQAIQDQVAVTITERIRAAMPDPELDVAVVFTALQPGQYYDNGSHY
- the nfsA gene encoding oxygen-insensitive NADPH nitroreductase translates to MNNVIDTILAHRSIRAFKDTEVSSEQLERIIQAGIAASSSSLMQVVSVIRVTDTNKRKTLAQLAGHQSYVETAAEFLVFCIDYQRHYELNSDIQPDFIELTLIGAIDAGIMAQNCLLAAESIGLGGVYIGGLRNSPSEVDELLGLPQHTAVMFGLCLGVPDQQPELKPRLSPDVIVHENQYQPLDQQKVKEYDQVMQQYYQARSDNTKQQGWSDQVTKKLSKESRPFILDYLNRKGLARR
- a CDS encoding YfhL family 4Fe-4S dicluster ferredoxin, which codes for MALLITSKCTNCDMCEPECPNGAISMGDSIYEINPALCTECKGHYEKPTCESVCPINNCIITDPEHIETDDQLLEKFVIIQGLA